The following coding sequences are from one Lolium rigidum isolate FL_2022 chromosome 6, APGP_CSIRO_Lrig_0.1, whole genome shotgun sequence window:
- the LOC124668217 gene encoding uncharacterized protein LOC124668217, protein MMKYLILLINTALSRCWPSTARPFVYFEMLVHDMYMNLGSNPFYAQDGKSRGPYPWTPHETRVIVMTQTKRPPTKHILGDSRSMSSGTRMVAIDDQYTTSAKAQEVAVAAKKVEQLFLKVSIDVAPYLRKVDLWMYEGYRYCSGGRVEPCIGQFP, encoded by the exons ATGATGAAATATTTGATCCTGCTGATCAACACGGCATTATCTAGATGTTGGCCTTCCACGGCAAGACCATTTGTTTACTTTGAAATGCTTGTTCATGACAT GTATATGAATCTTGGATCAAACCCTTTCTATGCACAAGACGGAAAAAGTCGGGGGCCATATCCTTGGACACCTCATGAAACCAGGGTCATTGTTATGACACAGACGAAGAGGCCGCCGACGAAGCACATACTGGGCGACAGCCGGAGCATGTCCTCGGGGACCAGGATGGTCGCCATCGACGATCAGTACACCACATCCGCCAA gGCACAAGAGGTGGCAGTAGCAGCCAAGAAGGTTGAGCAGCTATTTCTGAAGGTGAGCATTGATGTGGCGCCATACCTCAGGAAGGTCGACCTCTGGATGTATGAAGGGTACAG ATATTGCAGCGGGGGAAGGGTCGAACCATGCATTGGTCAATTTCCCTAA
- the LOC124664033 gene encoding uncharacterized protein LOC124664033: MGSLLQLFNEWEIQLLVLLSFVLQIFLFFTGNLRQRGAKFLSGTIWVAYLVADLVAVYALGLLSKQEEKTVTENQHPLAFFWAPFLLIHLGGQDTITAFSLEDNSLWLRHLLNLIVQVVLALYVFWKSTAWRNVQLLVPGIFMFVAGIIKYGERTMALMYGNLQNISTGYNSEESNKFTHQELHQDDSYSSIVCFSLDSAPIVRHLFAGFTLFQIPEGFHALTWTKYPRSDEVQVAKLAKLVDVELGIMYCDIYTKAAVLRTRRGIMLRCTSQVSAMVALVLFTSW, translated from the coding sequence ATGGGGAGCTTGTTGCAACTATTCAATGAATGGGAGATCCAGCTGCTTGTGCTTCTCAGCTTCGTGCTACAAATATTTCTGTTCTTTACCGGTAACCTTCGTCaacgtggtgccaagtttcttagtGGCACCATTTGGGTAGCTTATTTGGTGGCAGATTTGGTAGCGGTTTACGCCCTTGGTCTGCTCTCAAAACAAGAAGAGAAAACGGTGACTGAAAACCAGCACCCACTAGCTTTCTTTTGGGCGCCCTTCCTACTCATTCATCTTGGCGGACAGGACACCATCACTGCTTTTTCCTTGGAGGACAACAGCTTGTGGTTGAGGCATCTTTTGAATCTGATAGTCCAAGTGGTCCTAGCCTTGTATGTCTTCTGGAAGTCCACTGCTTGGCGCAATGTGCAGCTTCTTGTTCCGGGCATCTTCATGTTTGTTGCTGGAATCATCAAGTACGGGGAGAGGACGATGGCTCTCATGTACGGGAACCTACAAAACATCAGTACTGGATACAACAGTGAAGAAAGTAACAAGTTCACCCATCAAGAACTTCATCAGGATGATAGCTACTCAAGCATTGTTTGCTTTTCATTGGATTCAGCGCCAATTGTTCGACATTTATTTGCTGGATTTACACTCTTCCAGATACCAGAAGGCTTTCATGCATTAACTTGGACAAAATATCCTCGGTCAGATGAAGTCCAGGTGGCCAAGCTGGCCAAGTTGGTTGATGTTGAACTTGGTATCATGTATTGTGATATCTATACCAAGGCCGCAGTGCTTCGGACAAGGCGCGGCATTATGCTTCGGTGCACATCTCAAGTATCAGCAATGGTTGCCCTTGTGCTCTTCACGAGTTGGTGA
- the LOC124667759 gene encoding uncharacterized protein LOC124667759 — translation MFMMVMVSPWTWAWLKVNKCSVWLTRMSWKLVSSNIIGWPEEKPLWSNKMGQYKFLSHVGCEGEKPSSSLERGVRKMEKVVGILFWLSKLLDTKYEQVDKDTIESFVKEITTIFASPFGRSTSGGKKKEWQHLEGFIRSLARELSNNFSAVIIRLHISTVIHLSEVSSVDVETVALVGVCQKLSNYMMYLLVTQPVMLQVTATSAKSVLDGFRDKFVTMMTGSGSSIGKQQHAILQNLKELLLEESSSLYLPEPCKETLDEMRDMWVRIIVYAAGRSRPETHATQLARGGEFLTFIWLLMAHKNVGSSVATPVDLISPPSTFGPMTDVRFYAFDFRS, via the coding sequence ATGTTTATGATGGTGATGGTGTCACCTTGGACATGGGCATGGCTCAAGGTCAACAAGTGTAGTGTTTGGCTCACTCGCATGTCCTGGAAGCTTGTCTCCAGTAATATTATTGGATGGCCGGAGGAGAAGCCTCTGTGGTCAAACAAGATGGGGCAATACAAGTTTCTGAGCCATGTGGGCTGCGAGGGGGAAAAGCCGAGTAGCTCGTTGGAACGAGGGGTCAGGAAAATGGAAAAAGTAGTTGGCATATTGTTTTGGTTGAGCAAGTTATTAGACACCAAGTATGAACAGGTGGACAAGGATACCATAGAGAGTTTTGTGAAAGAGATTACAACCATTTTTGCGTCCCCTTTTGGACGATCAACTAGTGGTGGCAAGAAAAAAGAGTGGCAACATCTAGAGGGGTTCATACGCAGTCTGGCGAGAGAATTGTCTAACAATTTTAGTGCTGTCATAATCCGTTTGCATATATCAACAGTAATACACCTGAGTGAGGTTTCAAGTGTGGATGTGGAGAcagttgccttggttggtgtatgccAAAAACTATCCAATTATATGATGTACCTTCTTGTCACACAACCAGTTATGTTGCAGGTCACTGCTACCAGCGCCAAATCAGTGCTAGATGGCTTCCGTGACAAGTTTGTGACGATGATGACAGGCAGCGGCAGCAGCATCGGCAAGCAGCAACATGCCATTCTGCAAAACCTCAAAGAGTTACTATTGGAGGAGTCTTCCTCCTTGTATCTGCCCGAACCATGTAAAGAAACACTGGATGAGATGAGAGACATGTGGGTGAGGATCATCGTGTACGCCGCTGGCAGGTCGCGGCCGGAGACTCACGCCACACAGCTAGCCAGAGGAGGGGAGTTCCTTACCTTCATCTGGCTGCTCATGGCACACAAAAACGTTGGGTCTTCAGTGGCCACTCCAGTGGATCTTATTAGCCCACCTTCTACTTTTGGACCTATGACTGATGTGCGATTTTACGCCTTTGACTTTCGATCATAA